The DNA window CTTTCGGGATTCGTCGGCAAGGTCCTGATCCTCGATGCGAGCGCCGGAGCGGCGTTGATGCCGTGGATCTGGGCCGCGGTTCTGGGCGGCACGTTCTTCGCCATTCTCGGCCTCGCCCGCGCGGGCAGCACCTTGTTCTGGAAGGCCCAGGGCGAGCCTGCCGAGGTCCCGCCGACCCGTCACCCGTTCGAAACCGCGCCGGCCTGGTTTCTGCTGGCGCTCGTCGCGGGTCTTACGATCTTCGCAGGCCCCATGACCGACTACGCCGGCGAGACGACCACGCAATTGTTCGAGCGCACCCCTTATATCGAGGCAGTACTGGGCGAAGCGCCGCGGCAGGCGGAGGGGCTCCGGTGATCCGCAATCTCTTCCCCCATCCCGGCCTTTCCGGCCTGCTCGCCGTTTTCTGGGTCCTGCTCGCGAACAGCGTGAGTTGGGGATCGATCATCATGGCGGGGATCGTCGCCGTGGTGGTCCCGCTTTTCACCTCGCCCTATTGGCGGGAGAAGCCGCGCCTGCGCTTCGGCTGGGCAATGCTCGAATACCTTCTTGTGGTGCTGTGGGACATCGTCGTCGCCAATTTCGAAGTCGCCTGGATCATCCTGACCAAGCGCGACCGCGACCTGCGCTCGGCCTGGCTGGTGATCCCGCTCGATGTTAACCAGCCCGAGGCGATCACCGCACTGGCAGGGACGATCAGCCTCACCCCCGGCACCGTCTCCGCGGATGTTTCGGCCTGCGGTCGGATGTTGCTCGTCCATGCGCTTGACGTGGGCGATCGCGACGAAGCCGTCGCCCGCATCAAGGCGCGCTACGAGGCGCGGCTGACAAGGATATTCCGATGATCGATTTCGCCGTCTCCGCCGGGTTCGTCATCATTGCGCTCGCGCTGGTGCTGAACCTTTGGCGTCTGCTCAAGGGCCCGACGCGCGGGGACCGGATCCTCGCGCTCGACACCATGATGATCAACGCGATCGCGCTCATCGTGCTCTACGGCATCTATGAAAGCTCGACCTTCTACTTCGAGGCCAGCCTCCTGCTTGCGATGGTCGGTTTCGTCGGGACCGTTGCCTACACCAAGTTCCTGCTGCGCGGAGACATCGTCGAATGAGCCCGCTGATGACGCAGATCGCCGATTTCGCAATCGCCGCGCTGATCCTCGCAGGCGCGGGCTTCGCGCTCGTGGGGTCTTGGGGCCTTGTCCGGCTGCCCTCGCTGATGACGCGGTTGCACGGGCCGACCAAGGCGACGACGCTGGGAGTGGGCGGGATCCTGCTTGCCTCGATGATCTATTGGCCCGTGCACGAGGGCCGCTACACCGTGCACGAACTGCTCATCACGATCTTCCTGTTCATCGCCGCACCGATCACGGCGAACATGATCGGCAAGGCGCATCTTCACCGGCAGGGCAATTACATCGACCCCAATCCAGCCGACGACATACGCGAAGGCCTGCCCGAGCGCGACCGCTGGGCGACCTTTACCCGGGACGAGAGCTAGCCCTCTTCAATCCTTGTCGTCGACATGCTCAGGCTTGCCCTTGCGCTTGCCCTCGGCGAAGTCCTCGAGCTGGTCCTCGCTCATGGAATCGTACATTTCCTTGGACGCGCCCTGAAGGTCGGAGACCTTGGTCTCGCCGCGTTTCGCGGACAGGGCCGCCCCCGCCGCCTTCTGCTGTGCCTTTGATTGTGCCGGCATGGTTTCTCTCCTCTCGCTTTACCGCTCCCCCGCTTCCCGAACGACCGGGCCAAAGCGGGGGTTCCGGATCGGAGGGAGCGCGGGGGGCCGTTACCAGCTGCCGACATTCTCCATGCTGGCCCAGGGCTCAGCCGGTTCAAGCCGGCCTTCCTGCAGCAATTCGACCGAAATGCCGTCCGGCGATTTGACGAAGGCCATGTAGCCGTCGCGCGGCGGGCGATGGATCGTGTGGCCCGCATCCTTCAGCTTCTGGCAAGTCTCGTAGATGTTCTCGACCCGGTAGGCGAGATGGCCGAAATTGCGCCCGCCGTCGTAGCTTTCCGGCTCGCTCCCGTCCTCGGGCGGCCAGTTCCAGGTCAGTTCGACCTCGGCCAGCCCCTCCTGCCCGGGCGCGGCGAGGAAAATCAGGGTGAAGCGGCCCTGCTCGACATCGAAGCGGCGCACTTCCTCCAGCCCGATCACCTTGAAGAAAGCAACCGTCGCATCGGGATCGGTCACGCGGATCATCGAATGGAGATATTTGGTCATTGGCTTCCTCGGATGGTTTTGCCGCTCCTCTCTATCACTCATTCAAAAACGGTTCATCGACGATCCTACACAACTCGTCGCAGATACTCAGGGAGGACAGGATGTGCGACGAGACGGGCGGAAACGGGCTGACGGGTTCGGCCAACAGGCGGTGGTTCGGGACGGCGGCGATCGCTGCGTTCGGCATGATGGCAGGCGGCTACCTGCTCGGCGACGGGTTGCTGCGCGCGAAAGAGGCGGAACGTTCGGTCACCGTGCGCGGACTGGCCGAGCGCGACGTGACTGCCGATCTCGCGACCTGGACGATCTCCTATTCAGCCTCCTCCACCAATCTCGCCAGCGCGCAGGCCAAGGCGCGTTCGGACACCGACGCGATCGAAACCTTCTTCGCCGATCTCGGCTTTCCCGAAGACGCGCTCCAGCCGACCGGGGCGAACGTGTCGAGCTACACCAACGACGGCATCACCACCTACACGGTGCGCCAGCGCCTTGCACTGCGGACCGACGACATCGCCCGCGCGCAAAAGGCTGTCGCGCGGCAATTCGATCTCGTGGGGCGCGGGGTGTTCCTGGAGGAAGGTTCGGGCATGAGCTATGCCTTCACCCGCCTCAACGACATCAAGCCGGAAATGGTCGCAGAAGCGACCCGAGACGCCCGCGCCGCCGCGCAGCAATTCGCCGAGGACTCGGGCGCGAGGGTCGGCTCGATCAAGGACGCGACGCAGGGCTATTTCTCGATCGAGGCGCGCGACGGCGAGAGCGGCGGCTGGGGCCAGTCTGACAGCCCCTACAAGAAGGTCCGCGTGGTCACGACCGTCAGCTTCACGCTCGACTGAGCGGTTCAGAAATAGGCGGTCAGCGTGCCGAGGATCGTGCCCGAAGTCGGATTGAATGCGCCTGGCGGAGCGACATCGTCGGCCGCGTCGACATAGGCGACCCCCAGGACCAGCGGGGTGTCGCGGATCGCCCAGTCCGCGCCGAGCGACCAGTCGAATGACACGCTCTCGCCCGCGAAATCGATCGCCCCGTCGGTGTAGCCGAGATGCGCGTTCACCGTCACCGGTGTCCCCGGCACCCCTGCCGACAGGTCGGTGTAGACATAGAGGTTGTCGCGCCTGAGGCCGCCGAACCGGAGCCCGTCCTCGCCCACGTCCCAGGCTGCCCCGACCGTCGCCTGCGCCGGCCCCAGAGTGAAACCGACCGAGCCGTAGAGTTCGAGATAGTCGAAATCGCCCTCCGGCGCGTCGGGAAAGGTGTAGGCGATCACGCCCAGATTGGCGCTCAGCCCTTCCGCGACATCGCCGCTCCAGCCGGCATAGAAATCGAGTTCAAGCCCGCCATAGCCGGTGGTCTCGTCATCGAGAGTGGACGCGAAGGTGCCCGCGTAAAAGCCGGTATCGTGGAACAGGTCGATCCCGCCCTGCACCGTCGGATCGCCGCCCGAAAGATCGACGCCGCGAAACCGGTATTCGCTCGCCAGTGTCGCATTGGCGGTAATGGTGAAACCCTGGCCCGAGATCGCGCTGGCCGTATTGTTTGCTTCGCGACCCTCACCGATGCCGGAGCGGGCCTTGATCGGGATAACCGGGTCCTGGGCGTCCGGCCCCTCGTGCGGAAGTTCCTCGCCGGCAGGGGCGGCGAAGGCGGGCGCCGCAGCAAGAGCCATTGGAATGAGGGCAGCTGCAGCCAGCCGCTGCGCAGCGCCGGGCGGGCGCCCCGCGCAGTCCCCGCCTCGCGCCGGCGCGCTCGCCCAGCCTTTCAGGTTCATCGACCGATTTCCGGAATCTCGCCTCAAGCCCATCCCCCTGTTTCACGATCCTCTTCGCCCCGACGGACCCTTAGCATGCGCTTAGAGAGAACGTGGCCTTGCAGACCCTGCTCAGCGACGAATTGTGCGATCCGTGCGGGCGAGTGCACGCCCTGCTCAGTTGCCGTTAAGCCGCATGCCGCCTAATGGCCGTGCATGACCACACGATCCGATCCGGCTGCTTTACCCCCTAGCCCGAAACGGGGCGAGCGCCCAGGGATTGTGCCCATATCATCCGGCAGGGCACCCGGGCGGGAGCTTTTGCGTCCGCTTGCCCAGCCCTCCCGCAATCGTTTTCCGCGAAATCCCATCTGCCGCCAGGACCCATGCTGAACGCGCTCAAGGACCTTTTCCGATCCGCTCCCTCGCCCACCGCCTCGCGCGTTCCGGCGGGAACGCGTTATTACGTCATCGGCGACATTCACGGGCGGCTCGACCTGTTAGAGGCGATGATGGACGCGATCGAGGCGGATATTTCGCGGGACGGCGATGCCGAGGCGCGCATCATCCTGCTCGGCGACCTTGTCGATCGCGGACCGGACAGCGCCGGCGTGATCGCAGCGACGCGCGAATGGCAGAGCAGGCGCAATGTCCGCGTCCTTGCCGGCAATCACGAGGAAATGTTCCTCCAGGCCTTCGAAAAGCCGGAAATTCTGCGCCATTTCCTCAAGCATGGGGGACGCGAAACGATCCTGTCCTACGGCCTGTCGCGCAAGCGCTTCAACACGCTCGAACTCGATGAATTGTTCGCGATGCTGCCCCGCCTCGTTCCGCCGGAGGAGCGGGAATATATCGCCTCCTTCGAGGAAATGATCGTCGCGGGCGATTATGTCTTCGTCCATGCCGGGGTCGACCCCGGCAAGCCGCTTGAGGCGCAGAATCGCAGCGACCTGCTCTGGATCCGCGATCGCTTCCTCGATCACGACGGCCCGCTCGAGAAGGTCGTGGTGCACGGGCACACGATTTTCGACCGGGTCATGGATTGCGGCAACCGGATCGGGATTGATACTGGCGCTTTCCGCTCGGGTGTGCTTACGGCGCTGGTGCTCGAAGCCGACCAGAAGCGAATCATGCAGGCCTGCCAGCAGGATGACGGGCCGATCGAGACCTTCCACGGCGACCGGGCACGTTAGCGGCGCGCAGACGGCGCGAGCGCAGGGCACGGACGACACGCGGGCGCCGCAGTCTCGCCGAGGGGAACGAATTCGATGAAAATCGCGATGGTGGGTTCGGGCTATGTCGGCCTCGTGTCGGGCGCCTGTTTTGCCGATTTCGGACACGATGTCGTGTGCATCGACAAGGACCAGAGCAAGATCGACCGCCTGCATGACGGGATCATGCCGATCTACGAGCCCGGGCTCGACGCGCTGGTCGAAAACAACGTGCGCGCCGGAAGGCTCTCCTTCACGACCAGCTTGGCCGAAGCGATTGCCGACGCAAGTGCCATCTTCATCGCCGTCGGCACGCCGAGCCGCAGGGGCGACGGCCACGCCGACCTGACCTTCGTTCATGCGGTCGCGCGCGAAGTGGGCGAGAACCTGTCGGGTGATGCCGTCATCGTGACCAAGTCGACCGTGCCGGTCGGAACCGGTGACGAAGTCGAGCGGATCATCGGCGAGACGGGCACTTCGCACCGTTTCAGCGTCGTCTCCAATCCCGAATTCCTGCGCGAAGGCGCGGCGATCGGCGATTTCAAGCGCCCCGACCGCATCGTGATCGGGGCGGAGGACGATTTCGGCCGCGACATCATGCGCGAGGTCTATCGCCCGCTCTTCCTCAACGAATCGCCGATCCTTTTCACCAGCCGCCGCACCAGCGAACTGATCAAGTACGCCGCCAACGCCTTCCTCGCGACCAAGATCACCTTCATCAACGAAATGGCGGACCTGTGCGAGAAGGTCGGCGCCAACGTACAGGATGTCGCGCGCGGGATAGGGATGGACAATCGTATCGGGCCGAAATTCCTCCACGCCGGGCCCGGCTATGGCGGATCGTGCTTTCCCAAGGACACGCTTGCGCTGCTCAAGACGGCAGAGGATTATGACAGCCCGACCCGCATCGTCGAGGCCGTGGTCAAGACCAATGACAGCCGCAAGCGGGCGATGGGCCGCAAGGTGCTCGAGGCGCTCGGCGGGGCCGAAGCCGCTCGTGGAAGGA is part of the Erythrobacter litoralis genome and encodes:
- a CDS encoding metallophosphoesterase family protein; amino-acid sequence: MLNALKDLFRSAPSPTASRVPAGTRYYVIGDIHGRLDLLEAMMDAIEADISRDGDAEARIILLGDLVDRGPDSAGVIAATREWQSRRNVRVLAGNHEEMFLQAFEKPEILRHFLKHGGRETILSYGLSRKRFNTLELDELFAMLPRLVPPEEREYIASFEEMIVAGDYVFVHAGVDPGKPLEAQNRSDLLWIRDRFLDHDGPLEKVVVHGHTIFDRVMDCGNRIGIDTGAFRSGVLTALVLEADQKRIMQACQQDDGPIETFHGDRAR
- a CDS encoding SIMPL domain-containing protein, which codes for MCDETGGNGLTGSANRRWFGTAAIAAFGMMAGGYLLGDGLLRAKEAERSVTVRGLAERDVTADLATWTISYSASSTNLASAQAKARSDTDAIETFFADLGFPEDALQPTGANVSSYTNDGITTYTVRQRLALRTDDIARAQKAVARQFDLVGRGVFLEEGSGMSYAFTRLNDIKPEMVAEATRDARAAAQQFAEDSGARVGSIKDATQGYFSIEARDGESGGWGQSDSPYKKVRVVTTVSFTLD
- a CDS encoding DUF3008 family protein, with the translated sequence MPAQSKAQQKAAGAALSAKRGETKVSDLQGASKEMYDSMSEDQLEDFAEGKRKGKPEHVDDKD
- a CDS encoding Na+/H+ antiporter subunit E, giving the protein MIRNLFPHPGLSGLLAVFWVLLANSVSWGSIIMAGIVAVVVPLFTSPYWREKPRLRFGWAMLEYLLVVLWDIVVANFEVAWIILTKRDRDLRSAWLVIPLDVNQPEAITALAGTISLTPGTVSADVSACGRMLLVHALDVGDRDEAVARIKARYEARLTRIFR
- a CDS encoding TorF family putative porin, with the translated sequence MALAAAPAFAAPAGEELPHEGPDAQDPVIPIKARSGIGEGREANNTASAISGQGFTITANATLASEYRFRGVDLSGGDPTVQGGIDLFHDTGFYAGTFASTLDDETTGYGGLELDFYAGWSGDVAEGLSANLGVIAYTFPDAPEGDFDYLELYGSVGFTLGPAQATVGAAWDVGEDGLRFGGLRRDNLYVYTDLSAGVPGTPVTVNAHLGYTDGAIDFAGESVSFDWSLGADWAIRDTPLVLGVAYVDAADDVAPPGAFNPTSGTILGTLTAYF
- a CDS encoding K+/H+ antiporter subunit F is translated as MIDFAVSAGFVIIALALVLNLWRLLKGPTRGDRILALDTMMINAIALIVLYGIYESSTFYFEASLLLAMVGFVGTVAYTKFLLRGDIVE
- a CDS encoding VOC family protein, with translation MTKYLHSMIRVTDPDATVAFFKVIGLEEVRRFDVEQGRFTLIFLAAPGQEGLAEVELTWNWPPEDGSEPESYDGGRNFGHLAYRVENIYETCQKLKDAGHTIHRPPRDGYMAFVKSPDGISVELLQEGRLEPAEPWASMENVGSW
- a CDS encoding UDP-glucose dehydrogenase family protein, which produces MKIAMVGSGYVGLVSGACFADFGHDVVCIDKDQSKIDRLHDGIMPIYEPGLDALVENNVRAGRLSFTTSLAEAIADASAIFIAVGTPSRRGDGHADLTFVHAVAREVGENLSGDAVIVTKSTVPVGTGDEVERIIGETGTSHRFSVVSNPEFLREGAAIGDFKRPDRIVIGAEDDFGRDIMREVYRPLFLNESPILFTSRRTSELIKYAANAFLATKITFINEMADLCEKVGANVQDVARGIGMDNRIGPKFLHAGPGYGGSCFPKDTLALLKTAEDYDSPTRIVEAVVKTNDSRKRAMGRKVLEALGGAEAARGRKVALLGLTFKPNTDDMRDSPSIAIAQTLSDAGVELAAFDPEGMELARPLMPEVTMCADPYEAITGADATVIVTEWDAFRALDLKRVRELANAPVLVDLRNIYHPEDVRAAGFAYTSVGRL
- a CDS encoding Na+/H+ antiporter subunit G — protein: MSPLMTQIADFAIAALILAGAGFALVGSWGLVRLPSLMTRLHGPTKATTLGVGGILLASMIYWPVHEGRYTVHELLITIFLFIAAPITANMIGKAHLHRQGNYIDPNPADDIREGLPERDRWATFTRDES